Proteins co-encoded in one Capsicum annuum cultivar UCD-10X-F1 chromosome 9, UCD10Xv1.1, whole genome shotgun sequence genomic window:
- the LOC107842910 gene encoding pentatricopeptide repeat-containing protein At2g37310, whose protein sequence is MLNEARKSFILFNRFNNYTTNIDYSLYGYLFQLCKQHCLIRQGKQLHARLILCSTTPNNFLGSKLISFYLRNKRFKEAHHVFEEIPERDLFSWNALMIGYASENYYVETLKVFYSLLYENLESPHLKPDNFTVTCVLKAVYGVLGDSFLAKMMHGYVVKNGFDSDAVILNGLIDCYLKSGDMEMAKNVFDEIPERDGISWNSIISGYSRCDYSLYGHLLQLCKERCLIRQGKQTHARLVLSSTIPNNFLASKLINFYAKNKHLKEAHHVFNEIPEKNTFSWNALMIGYSSENYHVETLKLFSSFLSENLESYHVKPDNFTVTCVLKAVSGVLGDSVLAKMIHCYVVKNGFDSDLFVLNGLITSYSKSVDMVLAKSVFDEIPEKDVVSWNSMISGYFQCGFYEECKGLYREMLQLEGFGPDGVTVVSVLQACAQSNDLILGIEIHQYVIENGIEVDISVFNSIIALYSKCGSLDYAREIFEEMGERDEITYGTMISGYMNYGFVDKAVNLFREMEKPCLSTWNALLSGLVQNNLYERALELVREMRLSGVQPNAVTLSSILPGISDLAFAKGGKEVHAYAIKSDCNQNIFVATGVIDIYAKLGFIQSARQVFDHTKDRSVIIWTAIISAYANHGDAKAALDLLNVMLSHCIRPDSVTFTAVLAACAHSGLIEEAWTIFELLEKYGIQPLDEHYACMVGVLSRAGKLSEAIDFIRKMSIEPSARVWGALLNGASVYGDVEVGRFACSHLFEMEPESTGNSTIMANLYSKAGRWEEAQELRKKMKRLGLKKIIGSSWMETCQGVKSFVATDESNEKTGEVYGVLESLLGSMRDDGYVMMDEFKEETM, encoded by the coding sequence ATGCTAAACGAAGCTCGTAAAAGTTTCATCCTCTTCAACAGATTCAACAACTatactactaatattgactaCTCATTGTATGGTTATTTATTTCAACTATGCAAACAGCATTGCTTGATTCGTCAAGGCAAACAGCTCCATGCCCGTTTAATCCTTTGTTCAACGACCCCAAATAACTTCCTTGGATCAAAGCTCATTAGTTTCTACTTGAGAAACAAGCGTTTTAAAGAAGCACACCATGTGTTCGAAGAAATACCTGAAAGAGATTTATTTTCTTGGAATGCCCTTATGATTGGTTATGCTTCGGAGAATTATTATGTAGAGACACTGAAGGTGTTTTATTCTTTGTTgtatgagaatcttgagtcaccccATTTGAAGCCCGATAATTTTACAGTGACTTGTGTGTTGAAAGCTGTTTATGGGGTGTTGGGGGACTCTTTTTTGGCGAAAATGATGCATGGTTACGTTGTGAAAAATGGGTTTGATTCGGATGCGGTTATATTGAATGGTTTGATTGATTGTTACTTGAAGTCGGGTGATATGGAAATGGCAAaaaatgtgtttgatgaaattcctgaaAGGGATGGAATATCGTGGAACTCCATTATATCGGGTTATTCTCGATGTGATTACTCATTGTATGGTCATTTGTTACAGCTATGCAAGGAACGTTGTTTGATTCGTCAAGGAAAGCAGACCCATGCCCGTCTTGTCCTCTCCTCGACGATCCCTAACAACTTCCTTGCCTCAAAACTCATCAATTTCTACGCGAAAAACAAACACTTAAAAGAAGCACACCATGTCTTCAACGAAATACCCGAGAAAAATACGTTTTCTTGGAATGCACTTATGATTGGTTACTCTTCCGAGAATTACCATGTGGAAACTCTCAAGttgttctcttcttttttatctgAGAATCTTGAGTCGTACCATGTGAAGCCTGATAATTTTACGGTGACTTGTGTGTTGAAAGCTGTTTCTGGGGTGTTGGGGGACTCTGTTCTGGCTAAGATGATTCATTGTTATGTCGTTAAAAATGGGTTTGATTCGGATTTGTTTGTATTGAATGGTTTGATCACTTCTTACTCAAAGTCAGTTGATATGGTATTGGCAAAAAGTGTGTTCGATGAAATTCCTGAAAAGGATGTAGTATCGTGGAATTCAATGATATCGGGTTATTTTCAATGTGGGTTTTATGAGGAATGCAAAGGATTATATAGAGAAATGTTGCAGTTAGAAGGTTTTGGACCTGATGGGGTTACAGTGGTGAGTGTTCTACAAGCTTGTGCTCAGTCAAATGATCTTATTTTGGGAATAGAAATTCATCAGTATGTTATAGAAAACGGGATTGAAGTTGATATTTCAGTTTTTAACTCGATTATTGCTCTGTATTCAAAATGTGGTAGCTTGGACTATGCAAGAGAGATTTTTGAAGAGATGGGTGAGCGGGATGAGATAACATATGGTACAATGATTTCAGGCTACATGAATTATGGATTTGTTGATAAAGCTGTAAATCTTTTTCGTGAAATGGAGAAACCATGCTTGAGTACTTGGAATGCTCTGTTATCAGGTCTAGTTCAGAATAATCTGTACGAACGAGCTTTAGAGTTAGTTCGTGAGATGCGGTTATCAGGTGTTCAACCTAATGCAGTGACCCTCTCGAGTATTCTTCCGGGAATTTCTGATTTAGCATTTGCAAAAGGAGGGAAAGAAGTGCATGCATATGCCATTAAGAGTGATTGTAATCAAAATATCTTTGTTGCAACTGGAGTTATTGATATCTATGCAAAACTGGGGTTTATACAATCAGCAAGGCAAGTTTTTGATCACACAAAAGATCGGAGTGTCATTATTTGGACGGCAATCATCTCAGCGTATGCTAACCATGGAGATGCCAAGGCTGCACTTGATCTGCTTAATGTGATGCTGAGTCATTGCATAAGGCCAGACTCTGTCACATTTACTGCTGTATTGGCAGCTTGTGCCCATTCAGGACTGATTGAAGAAGCTTGGACAATTTTTGAGTTGTTGGAGAAGTATGGAATCCAGCCTTTGGATGAACATTATGCTTGCATGGTGGGAGTTCTAAGTCGAGCAGGAAAGCTATCTGAAGCAATTGATTTCATCAGAAAGATGTCAATTGAACCCAGTGCAAGGGTGTGGGGTGCACTACTTAATGGAGCTTCAGTTTATGGTGACGTTGAAGTTGGTAGATTTGCATGTAGTCATTTGTTTGAAATGGAACCTGAAAGTACTGGAAACTCTACCATAATGGCAAATTTATATTCAAAAGCTGGGAGGTGGGAAGAAGCTCAGGAGCTtaggaagaaaatgaaaagatTAGGATTGAAGAAGATTATTGGTAGTAGTTGGATGGAAACATGTCAAGGTGTAAAAAGCTTTGTAGCAAcagatgaatcaaatgaaaagactGGAGAAGTTTATGGGGTATTGGAAAGTTTGCTTGGTTCGATGAGGGATGATGGTTATGTGATGATGGATGAATTTAAGGAGGAAACCATGTGA